The Arachis duranensis cultivar V14167 chromosome 9, aradu.V14167.gnm2.J7QH, whole genome shotgun sequence genomic sequence ATTCATGCACTGTCGAAAGGGCCACCATTCCTCAACAGTTCCAGCTGACAACAATCATGGCTGATGGTGGGGCATGTCAAGGCCCGCCTCCTTAGCCATGTGTGTTTCAGCATCATTTTTGTACTTCTTACATGGTTGTTGCATACTCATTTCCTTAGATTCCTTCATTTCCTCTTCATAATCTACATTGATGCCTaaatctcttttctttttgagGTTTAGATGTATTCCTAAGTTGTAAGCCAGCTCCAAAGCCCACATGAAATTATTCCTCAGTTGAGGCTTTGCAATGCTATCCTCTTCCATATCTTGTTGATCCTCTGCTAGTTCAACGAAATATTTCTCCCCATTTTCCATCCTCTGAATCATGGTTCTGGTACCTGCAGTgacaattcttttttttttgtttttttcctgTAACtctacaactcatatgcattttgACTGATACAATCTGTCCCCCTCACTGTTGGTTCCAGCATTTCGTCATTGAGTTGATGGTTTTACTGAGTCCCTTCTTGCCAAAGAGCTTATTCAACTCTTCTCTGATTGTTAAACACATGTTATTGTCGTTGCCTCCTTCCTTTACCTCGACTTGCGCAAGGTGCTGACGCCCCTCACCATTCTGCCTAACATCTCAATTATCTTCTTCTGCCTCTTGAAGCATATCCTTCCCTTTCCTCATCCTGTTTATGAAGTCTGCTGGCTTCTCACCCAAACCTGAATGATTCTCTTCATAAATAACACGCCTAGTTGATAGACTTACTGATTCGTGGTCAATCTGCTCCCTTGATCCCTGGCTCTCTCTATGACTGACTTTTGTTTTTGCTCTAGGTTAcgcttaaaaattatttaaaacctTCTCCTGCTCTGTTCCTCGTACAACTTTCATCTGGCCATTTCTCCTTCGAAGTCTCCATTCTCTCACACTCTCCGTCACACGCTTGTTTATCATCCTTCGACTCCCTGTTTTCCTCATCCTCCCGCTGCTTTCCACCCCTGGCTGAAATGCTTACATTGGTTTCAAAGGGTTCCAACATGCCGTTGCCATTGGATTTTTGCACTCCTTCTTATTATGACCAAGGATTTCACAGTTTAGACAATAGCTATCCTGAATCCTTTCATATTTTAGATCAACCCACAAAAAGGTTCTCTGAAGTTACCTTCACCCTCAAAAAGGTTCTCTGAAGGACATTGTTCCATCTTGGGTTTTCTGTTTCCATCACAACACCTAATCTCTTACCAATAATCTCAGTTGTTTTCATCGTTATGTAATCAAGTGGAAGCCCATGTATTTGTACCCATAATTCCATATATTTGTGGTCGACATCATAAACTGATTGTCTGTCATTTCATATCTACAGGTTAACAAGATTTCCTCTGATGCTCCAATGTCCTCCTTTGCGTATCTGAATACCCTTGCTAGTATCCTTGAAGCTGATGAGAACCTTGTTTCTGCCGATGTCTAAGATCGCTACTCCTTCCAGATTCTCCTAGATTCCCAAAAACGCTGCTTTACACGTCTTGAAGCTAACTTCTTTGTCGGAGATAATCTTACCCACCATATTTaaatttccttcaacaaagcTATCATCATAATTTGGATTAAGACGAACAACTTCACCCTCGATAGACTGATCGCCTTCTTGAgagtaaagaaaacaaattgCCGTAGAGAATGAAAGATGAACTAAAGACACTTCTTAAGAGAGGAAGATTCTCCTTGAGAGAGATAAGGTGATCATCACCGCTTTTTTTAGCAACTGtcgatatttattttattattaaaaaaatcatgtaATAAGTTTTTTTTGTACTGGGCCAAAGAAAAATGTACCAATTGTAAACTTGGGCTAAAACTATAAAAGAAACATATGAAATATCTagtattaaaaatccaaaactcCAATAAATGAAACATTCTGATAAAACTATAAAAGAAACATTCGAAAGTCATGCAAGCAGTCTTTTTAACGTGATGATCATAGTGAAAGGTTATGtgaataataattgattattttgactTAAGAAACGATCCAAATTCAATTGGTTTGATTATTGATACCGTTGAAATGATTCATGAAgaatgttttttgtttttattttataatttgcaTTCCtagaaaaaaaatcgaaaattcaaagaaagacatgtatttcaaaattattgagcaagcacaaaaattttataactaATTGATTGAGATCCCGTATGAAAATTGGCTGATGTTtgatatcaaaatattattccTATAGTGGGATTATAATTTTGTTAAAGAAAAAGTCTAGGAAGCCAACTACATTATTAGCCAACTCAAACTAATCTTtcgtatttttaattttaaaattcgaaTGGAAGGAAAATAGTATCCTTTGAAGACATGTTATGCTGGAAGAGTCGCCAGTGCATCTACTAGTATTTCTGAAAGTActttaaagatttaattattttatttctacaAATATTCAGAAAATTAGTTAGttcaccaaaaatattttcttataatCATCTTGTTTCTActgaaataaagaaaattcaCCCGTAAAACCACTGATAATAATCCGAGCATAATCTATCATgtttctctctttaattttgaaaaatgaaaatttatatACACGGTTCCATGATTATCCCAGGAATATGCACCTAACAGGACTTAATGGAAGGTAGAAAAATGAATTTACCTATTGACATCTACATTTACCTCCCACATAGACGCTCCATTTTaggtaaaaaactaaaaattatagaaattgCTACCAAAGTGCCCTTTCAAAAAAATCAGCTTCTCTCAGCTGTTGTCActtctatattatatattattctttaGGATGATATCTTaccctttatttttattttttttctgtacAGCAAAGTCAAGAACCCACATCCTTCGGATGGGGATGATGGAGGTCATGACTAATGACATCAGTGGTCTCAAACAAGCATCTCTCCATAATTTACCCATCGTTCAAAGCTTTCAGAATATTTGCCTTGTTTATGGAGCTCTTCCACACTCTGCCTCCCCTGAAACACgttaaaaacataatttaattCCTATTTTCAGTGTCAACTTTATGCACATGAATCAGGTTCTCACATCGTTAGAAGAATTTTACTTTGATATTAATAACAAAATGCTTCATAGGTTAcagtccaagaaaaaaaaactgaGAGGTCAAACTTGGGTTGGTGGTTAAAATGGGGTGAAACTTTTTATAGATGAGCTTGGTTGGTGTATATTTACACATAAAAACCTgtcaatgaaatttttttttctctattatcATCCCCGGCATACCCTTGATGGTAAAAACCATGGCTAGATTATGAGAAGCGAGTTTAACACAGATGGTGGATGAAGATCAAATAAAGCTAGGAAAAAAGATGAATATACAACAAAACAAAGACCTTGAACTTCTTAGTCCAGCACAAACTGTGATAATAAATGTGCAGTATCTAGTTGATGTTCGAACTACAATTTTAGGAAAAACTCATTGGTGACTGGTGAGTATTAATAACTAGGGAATGAAATGCTAtgaaaattatttctttttcttttaatcgaCAATAACTcgttaatataaatatttcatgAATTAAAGGAAATTATGATATTGTGTGATAAATCTCGACATAACAATGCATGCTAACCTTCATGCTGGATCCAGAGTCACTAGCAGATGTATTTATCTCAGTTCTTAGCTCATTAACAATATTCTCTGATGAGATGCTGGTTGACCTGTagtcataataaaaaaaaaggtagTTGGTCAATCATCACAATCAAACAAATTATTATTCGAAGATAGGGTCAATTTTAATGACAATCCACTATAACCGCGTCAATTGACACTAGACATGGAAAGTCCAAACCAATCCCCAAATTCagttatagaaaaataaataaataaatcaatatcCTCCTGAGAATTCCTCCAGCATAAAGCTGAAAGATAATAAACTAGAATTCAGTAACTTTCTCATGACAAATAAATTTGTTTCATTAAAATGCTAATAGCAGGAGATGAGTGAAGTTTTCTATATATACCACTGGCTGGAAACCTTAACGTTTGCTAATAAATGTCTTCCCTccctctttattttctcttccaAGGTCAAAATATTCCTCCCCATAATTGCATGAGATCTGAGTATTGCATAAACAAAAAGCTGACAGGACTTTAGTTCCTCActggttatttattttattttcaattcatAGATGAACCTCCCAAAGGAATTGAAATTTAGTTATGCTATGACAAAAGTATCTCCTCGTTCTCAGAACCCCTCTAtgattgatcaagatttgatgACCACATTTTGAATCGTTAAGTGAAAGAAAAGTGGCAAGAATATGACATATGTATATCAGCAAGCACTGATCAAAGTTTTAGAACTACCTTTCAAGTAATTCCTCTTCACAAGAGTTTCCAGAAGATGAAAGCCAGTCCAAATCTACGAAGTTGGAGCAGTCTCCATGTTCATCATAACAAATGTGATCAGTGTCGCAATACTGGTCCTTGACCATTCCCCCATATATAAGCCTGTATGATATTGATAAACACAACAGTTAGAAGATTTTGATGTCTTGCATAAAATCACAATAGGATCAATCAATGACTGCATTAGACAACCTTATCAATATTATATGAGAAATCCCGAAAAGCTTCTCAATAATTCAGTTTTTCACCAAACAATCAAGAAGGAAGATAATTGTTTAAATGCAATTTGAACTAAAGAAGTTACAAATGGAAACTtctattagaatttagaaactCAAATATTTGGCAAACAGACAGCTATTCAGTATAAATCCCCAGTGTCTAAACATGGCTATGAGATTTTTGCATTATGAAAAAGGTCAATTATGATACCTGCAATGACATATAGCACTTCCACAGGTAAAGATGTCTGGGGTGGACTCTGAATGACGATGCTTGTCAGGTATGTTAGACGACTGCTGACAATTTGTGACATTCAAGTCCCTAATTGTGCTGTCCTTAATGTTACCATCGGAAAGTGATCGTCTAATAGTTGGCCTACCATAATAAAAGAATAGCATTATAGACCCCCTGCCCAGGCAaggtttaatatatttttatttaataaatccTTGAGGGACAGATAAAGTGTATTCTCATGTACTTGGGTAGCTTCTTTGGAATGAAATATTTACAAGGTCATGTGAAATCCTTCACCTCTAATGGGATGAAAAAAATACAGATGATACACACTTCTCCTTCAGATGCTTCCCTAATCATGATAACACCAAAAAAATCGTGTAACTAAACAACCCATTATATACCTGACATTTTCATCTTCCGGGAATGCACCACGCTTTCCAACAGTGAGATGTTGATCTGAATCTAGCTCCCACAATGCCGGTTTTCCCTGGTGTGGCTGAAAATGCCCCAAAAATCTGACAAGAAAAACAGTATCAAATACGACATAAGTTAATTCATCCCAATGTAAATAGCATGCATATCGATATAACAATCAATTTGGTCCTGTAGTTTTCGCCTGCTAATCAATTTCATCGCAGAGTTTGAAAACTTATCAATTTGTTCCCAAGTTTTATAACTGAGAATCAAGTTAGCGGGATTGACCATCAAGTTTCGTGTGGCATATTGACATGGTATACTAACGATTATAAAACTcatgaatcaaattgattagcaGGTGAAAACTTAAGGACCAAATTGATTGTTTTctccataaatatataaataactaatgTTACACCAAATTTATTAAGGAAATGGTTATGtaaatatacttttaaaaaatgggCTCTAATTTGACTCACATGTTGATTGCTTTTTGTTTATCACCATCGGCATATGTGTTGTTGTAATAGCGCTGCAGAGTTCGAAGAAATTCTTGGGATTGTGTTGCCGCCTTCCATTGACCTCTTCTCTCAGAAAATATCTGTAcagaaagatcaagagaaaataggaaGAGTAAGAGGCAAGTTCATTACATAAGGTGCAGATCGCTACAACTATCATGCATTGCATCAAGCGCTAGGAACAATCCTAGAGTCAAGCTAATGAGGTCATTTTCCACCCAACCCCCTCCTACACAATTCGAGACAATGCGAATACGAATAGGTCGTTTAGGGTGCACATGATGTAGTGGAAACCTTGCAGAAATACCAATAATTAAGATCTCCACTTCTTGAGTCAGATGCTGAGAAGAAAGGCCATACATTGAGAAGACAGGATGTACTATGCACAACATTCGTGGCTACTTAAGAGTGAAGCACCAAATACCATGCACCACTATGCATTGCATTGACTAAAAGGTGGCCCCAACCAAATGCCACAAGGCCCACAACAATCAAATGACAATTAAACAACAGGACCCATGACTATCACCAACTCTACTcgaaagatattattattattaggggtCTTATTGCCAATAACTCATTTTCCTAAGATATGAAATACCATTTTGACACTGAATACTtgcattttcaaatttattatgGTAAAAAAAGAGTTAGGGATATATGTTTTTATATCTTGATGAAAAAGATGCATGAGAAATTCTACTAATTGTGAGAGCAATAACTACATCCATAAACTACCAAGACATGCAACAAATAAAACCCTACATCAGAAGCTTGTGAATGAAATACATGCCCTAGCAAGATAAGGCATGCTTTCATCAGAACATGGACCCTTCCTAGGAACATAATAAAAGCAACATGCTTTCAACAATAGGTTAACATATGTCATTTTAAATTGATGTAAAAAGTAAGATGTAGATGTTAGATAGAGAAGTCATTCATGAACCTTCACCTAAAAACTTAAGCCTTTGGAAAGTTGGTCTTTATGAACAGATGGTCGTGACTCATGAATTTGGTTGTCCTCACCCCTATATAAAAGTTAGATTTCAGCACAAGGAAGGTGATCCTGTGCATTGTCCATGCTTCAGGGCCATTTGGCTCTTGCATGAAGCAGAATGTTAGATTTAAGAATCATTCGCAGGTCTTCACTTAACAGCTTAAGCTTTTCGAATAGTTGATCCTTGACAGTAGATCCTGTCATCATGCACACGACTTTTGATCCCATACTGGACTTCATAATTCATGAAGCCCAAAGGTTGGAAAGGTTACCTTATTATGCGCTGCAGAGCCCCCATATTGAAAAGCTAATGTGTCACCCATGGACTCATAGACTGCCATTAATTCCTTCGCCAAAGAGTTATCAAGATCAATATATGGGGATTCACTGAATTCTAAAACTTGCAGCTGGCGTCCAAGTGCAGTTAGTCCATAAGCATATTGAGCAACATTAGTACGATCCAAGCAGTCTATGCAATTCGTTCTTAAGACCCCAGCTTGAAGCATCTCGGGTCTGACACTGTACTCTTTGTTCTCATCACCACTATAGTAACAATTATTAACTTCTGCTTCCCTATCAACATCCTTGTCCATGCTAGCTTGTTTTGTCAGAGAGTTACCAATGGAATTCTTATTCCTgcattatattaaataaaatcaccaataaaattattaactagtacttcaaacaaaaagcaatTATTAACTGCTGCAGAGACAAGCAGAAAAATTCCTGGTTATTGCTTAATACAAAGATCATCTAATaaatcatcaaaatatataaaaagtagTTCAATGGGAAAATACATCAGCAAACAGCATCCAAAGTGCTGTTATAGAACATACCCTGTGAAGGAATATTGGAACAGTCCCTCTGGTGTCAAGTTTGGTGTCAGGGAACAGTAGAAGACACCAGTCAGCTTCAACGCATATGCAGCCACTTTCCCCAGTTGGGTCAACACATTAGTAGCTTTGCTGCTGAAGTAATTGATCCAATAAAGTCAAAATAACACCCAAGAATAAAAAACTGAAACGGTTGGAGAGAAGAGCAAGTTACCGTCTTGAGTGTCGATGCAAATCCCAATGGAGGAACCTCAGTCGATTTTCCCCTTTCATATTTTTGTTGATAGACCTAACAGCATTAGCAAACTCGGCTCGCAGAATAGTTTCTCGTGGCTTCTTCTCATGTGtcttgaacaaaaaaaaatgaaaatcagAAAACATTCTAGTTTAGAGGTTAGACACAACCGAGAAATTCAATATTCCTAACTGTTCATTAGAAATGGGAAGCTGCCTACCTTAATCAAGTTCAATATGATAATTGGATTTCCATATCTCTTAACAAGATTTTCAAAATGAAGCCTTGTGGCTTCAAAGGTGTTGTCCTTCTTTGAtactagaaaaagaaaaaagaagcaaaaaagctCTCAGAAAAAATTACACAACAATCAAGCCATAACAAGCAGAGAATAGTTGCTTCCATATCATACATATAATGTCAGGTTTTATGTTCAATGGAGAGGCTTCTTGAGACCAGAACAGAGGGATTGAACCCCGGATCTGCACCACGGAACTTATTTTCATCGGGCTTCCATCACGGGCATCTGCAAAAACTATCTGCTCTGTCTCAACATCATTAGCAACTCTTCCCTTTTCATTCACTCCTCGTTTTAGATATCTGCATCACAAGATACAGCAAGCAAGGAATATGTCAAGAAATAAGTAAGATAAAAATGCCAAAATTTGCAGGAAAATGCCAAGTTTCTGGGTGATAAATCACCCGTTTACATGAATTTCATGGATTGAAGTACTTGGCAGAAACCAGTAAAAAAACCtcaattagaaaaattaaaatgtaaacaAAAGCAGATGTATATCTTCAAGGACTGCAAGTGTAAAGAATTGAAACAGAATGTAGCTTTATCATGTGACAAACTCATATAAAGGATTGGAAAAGTACAAACCTTGTCCCAGCATAGTGCCGCGAGCGCCTAGCAATGATAGTCAAGTGAAAATCCCTGCCAGAAATAGAAAGTTTGACCTACACAGCATGCCATAAATGAACAACTGTcaacaagaaaatgcataacCTTTTATGAGGAATAGATATTTCTAGCATTTCTTTCTAGCACTTATAGGAGAGGCTTGATGACACCAATACAGCGATAAAAAATACTGCCTacattaaattatcattttgtGTGAATACTACTAATCCATGGTTTAATGATTGCAGCATTAACTCTTATCACATAAAATGCCAGCAATAGCATATACAAAGTTACATATGGTAAAAACTAGACATTTCAAATGAAATTAATATTGCTGATAAAGTACAACGAAATTAATCTATAGAAGATAAAAACTAAACATATCCATTAGCCAAAAGGGGAATCTGTTGTGTACCTGTTTAAAAAAGCCATAAACTAAGGCAACTGTCCAGGAAGCATTCTGGAGATTATTCCTGACTCCACGAGTCAAAAACTCATTCCAAACAAACAGTGTTTCATAAAGTGACTGTCCTGTTGTATTATGATCAGTTAAGTTCCTTTGAAGACTAAACATGACATTGTATGAGTAGCTGAAAAAGAAGTCCTTCGTAAGATCCACACTGCACAGAAGCTTCTTGTATCTAAGTCACAAGAGAAGAAAAGTAAAGCCCATTAATAAGATGGATTATTATatgactaaataaaaatgaaaacaaatagttataaaataaaattgttaagCAATTAACTATAACCAACAGTATTGAAAAAAGATACAAAAGGAAACGAAAGCCATCTCCTGAGTGAAACCCTGGCAATACCTTGTCTCACTCAAAAAGTTACATTTACATCATAACAGCAATGAAGATTGCCCCTGTACATTTGCAGGAAATGAACTGACAATAAATGTATAACATGAAACGGATGATGGAGGTATACACTAAACAAACTACACGACTTGGAAATCTTGAAGAAGTATTATCATTTCTACTTCAAAAGAGACAATTAGAGAGTACCACAGAAAGATGATAGGGTTGACCTGAGGAAGCCCACATTGTGCATACACACTGAAGAGAGACAATCAACATATATggtacaataaaaaaataaaacaaaaacaaaaactaaggAACAGATAAAGGAAACCAAACTGTAGAATTCAACAAAGCTAAAATATGATGTTCTAACAGAATGTTTTCACTACACAACATAATGAACACAAATGAAAACCCACAATTTATAACATAACTCTCAACTATGTACAAACCACAGGGTATAGTTCTCAATGCTACACTCAGATGTCTCTTTATATGTGCTATAGACGTATTACAATTTCATGCAAAATTGACTAAAGACCTGTTTTCATCCTTAGAATATGCCATTTTGGATCGCACAGTAGGATGTGGGATTGGAACCATTTCGCTCTTTGCGATACCATATATAGTGTGCCCACATATTGTGCCAATTTTCCTTCGCTTTGTTATGAGAAGCATGTAGTATGGCTCAAGAAATTTGACAAATcctagataaaaaaaaatatataataagatgACGGAAACCTTAATTATTATAGCCAGTATTTTGGGACACAAGACCATAATAACAATTTTGTTCATATGAAGAAGATGATAGAAGATTCAATTACCAATGATTCCATAACAAGTTGTAACAAACTTCAGTCCCCCTGTTGACTTGTTTCCTTCGTGTATGCGCCTTAGAAGGTCACAACACTCAATTTCTGAGTACACTGTCAAATCTTCAGTGATGTTTAGTTCTGTTGGATCCAATCTGTCAATCTTCAAGACCCCCCATGAGGTTCTGCTTCGATCATATAAAAGTTCTGCAtgtaaaaaagaataataataagaacactgCAACATTGCCCTATACATGTATAATGTGCATAGAGTCATAGACAAATTAAGAAGGATGATATTCTTAAAAGGAAAAAGTACATCACAGCTATTAATGTattaaagaaatggaaagaTGTAGCTTTGCTATAAATATCACTCCATATTAACGCAAAACTTTAGATTACAAGTGGTTTTTCTAATGTGAATGAATAGCGTTAAAAGTAACAGTAAAAAAGTTGAAACAAACTTCAGATTACAACAATAATTGTTGCAGTCCACCAACTTTTCTAAGAATTTAAACATATAAGTACAAAATTATACCAGATGATTTTGTAAAGAAGCTACAATTGCTTGTCTTGCAAGAAACAAACCAACAGCTTATCATTATGTTAGCTGATGAGAGAAAGAATGCTTGATATCTATCTAGAACACTATGAATTCTGCCCCTAAGCATAGAATAGGTGAGGaaaaaacaaacataaaaaGTGAGAGAGATAGATGAAGGTGACAAATGCTGAAGATTAAGGTAAAGTCAAATTTAAGGATGTGACTATCAATTTTTGCCTTTTAGGTTTCACTTTCTAAAGAAGGAATGATGTGTGGGTTTAATTCAACTGTTTTGGGCCTTCTTTTGGATTTTGCCCCAACTTCATCAAAATTTCCAGATAATATTCGCATGACTACTCaattttttcctgaaaaggaCAAGTAGTGGCAATCCTTCTAATAACAAAGGTCAGCAATATAAAATTCCAAAATTAGCAAAAATTACTATTTTGATTAGCAAGAAAACATTACTATATAGGACCAGATTCATGCAATTGATGAAAGAACAGAAAGAAAGAGCCCTAGTTTCCCTTTTAAGAAGAGCATAGTAAAAAAGGTCAAGTATTGGCATAAACACAATCACTAGATATCACAGGCAGCTTTCACTGCGAAGCCAATTGAATTTAGTGCTAATAAAATCAAAGTGACAATtatgttaatatatttaatcaTCCATCACACAAAATTGAAAAGGACATATTCAGCGAAAATGAACACGAAGCTAGCGAACAAGGTCAAATAGAATACACGAATTCACAAGCCATAAGCTATTTGCTACAGAATCATTTGAAAATCATATAGCATCAATGACATACATCATGAAAATTATAAATGAAAAAACAAATCACAATTATGGAAACCAATCAGAAGCATAAA encodes the following:
- the LOC107464858 gene encoding LOW QUALITY PROTEIN: phosphoinositide phosphatase SAC2-like (The sequence of the model RefSeq protein was modified relative to this genomic sequence to represent the inferred CDS: inserted 1 base in 1 codon), which codes for MEEEKQKIQNRVVVVDDAVELKCSYMQKFRLYETRSNFYMIEAEPHGXVLKIDRLDPTELNITEDLTVYSEIECCDLLRRIHEGNKSTGGLKFVTTCYGIIGFVKFLEPYYMLLITKRRKIGTICGHTIYGIAKSEMVPIPHPTVRSKMAYSKDENRYKKLLCSVDLTKDFFFSYSYNVMFSLQRNLTDHNTTGQSLYETLFVWNEFLTRGVRNNLQNASWTVALVYGFFKQVKLSISGRDFHLTIIARRSRHYAGTRYLKRGVNEKGRVANDVETEQIVFADARDGSPMKISSVVQIRGSIPLFWSQEASPLNIKPDIILSKKDNTFEATRLHFENLVKRYGNPIIILNLIKTHEKKPRETILRAEFANAVRSINKNMKGENRLRFLHWDLHRHSRRSKATNVLTQLGKVAAYALKLTGVFYCSLTPNLTPEGLFQYSFTGNKNSIGNSLTKQASMDKDVDREAEVNNCYYSGDENKEYSVRPEMLQAGVLRTNCIDCLDRTNVAQYAYGLTALGRQLQVLEFSESPYIDLDNSLAKELMAVYESMGDTLAFQYGGSAAHNKIFSERRGQWKAATQSQEFLRTLQRYYNNTYADGDKQKAINIFLGHFQPHQGKPALWELDSDQHLTVGKRGAFPEDENVRPTIRRSLSDGNIKDSTIRDLNVTNCQQSSNIPDKHRHSESTPDIFTCGSAICHCRLIYGGMVKDQYCDTDHICYDEHGDCSNFVDLDWLSSSGNSCEEELLERSTSISSENIVNELRTEINTSASDSGSSMKGRQSVEELHKQGKYSESFERWVNYGEMLV